Genomic window (Phragmites australis chromosome 21, lpPhrAust1.1, whole genome shotgun sequence):
CATGGTAATTTTAGACATTACTAGCTATAATCTGAAATAAATAGGTAGAAACTGAAAGGAAGATAACTAATTTTCCTCTTTAGCCAAATTAATCGCACATTATGGTTTTATTCATAAATATTTGTCTGTTCATCTCAGAATGGAAGAGCTCTAATGAAGGCGCCTTCTCCTCATCCGATAGTTCTTCCATAGCATCCACAATATCAATACACTTTTCAACGAAAAAAATCATCTTCACGCCTTTTCTTTTCATTCAGAGCTtccactgttttttttttttgactggtTCTCTTTTGTAGCCTAAGTAGTCTCCAAGAGCAGTTGCGACTTGACTTTGCTTGTGCTTCTTCCCACTGTCACCTTCTTCGTTGTCCTGAATTGTTATTGGACAATGCAGATTGAGCTTCATTGGATTCAATATGCGCACATAATGTTCCTTGTCCATTCAAACTTGAAGCAATTTGTACCAACATAAATGATATCATTAGGTTCAGAGGATAGGGGGCACGTGTTATAGTATGCTTTGTTTGGAGGTACTTTCAGCTAGAGGATCCAGTCGCTGAGTTGATGTGAAATTTAAATCTCTTGTAGCAATACTTTCTGTTCCAAAGAAAATAATTGAAACTCAAATTAGATGAATTTGGAAGAACCATAAATTGTTTGATATACAAATAAGAAAGTAAGCTGTGCAAGTGGTACGTTACCTTCATATAGTGATGCCAAGTAGTTAAAGAGACGAAATGACTTTTGGCAGAACTTCCTTACTTTCGGGTGATCCTATTGAATGCAACATAACAATATAATTAGTAccaaaatatattacaagactATTATTTTCTAGAGAGAGTAAATGGCTGACATCAGTAATTTTAGACTAGAAATTTGCTTCAGCAATTATTGTGCCTAGAGAATCATCCCAACCCATACCACTCCATTTCTTTGCATCTCTTATTGGTTTGTAGCTTGTTTAAATTCATTCTCTTTTTCTTGTATTTGTTGCTTTGTGAAATGCGTTATAGGAAACCTCTCATTGAACTTGCAAGTGATACTCCTCCAACCCTCTGATACCCAACCATTCTGCCccttgaattttgggtttttATTGTGCTCATGTAATATATCAACAAGACCTCTCATATGTAGAGTTCCATGCAGCCCTTACCATTTATTTTGGTGTGGCTACATTTCCCATGGCATATTCAAATGGATTAATTACACAACAAGGCAGCAACATATTTTAAGTAAACAATTCTATCACTTGCTCTAAATATCTCTGGCTCCATCGGAACTCAACTCTGAACCAACTCTCATGATTTCCTAAACCCTTTTAGCACCATAAAGAGTATATATAGATCATATTGTTAATTACCATAATGAGTTAAACATTTATCATACaataaataatagaaaatattgACCTAAATGACACATATGGGAAGTATTGTATAGATTGAAATAAAATCAGAAGGTACAAACTCATCTATCACCCTATCTATCTGATTGAATATGAAAGTAGTAGGCATAGATTGAACAACAAGTGCAAAATCGGTACTAAACATTTACATGGTGAGCTAGCAAGTGGAATGTAACATTATTCAGAAATCAGGACACTTGACCAGAAAAACACAAGTTCATGCTGAGCTTGAGAACAAACATTTCTTTCCTCTCAACTTTctgtctatattttttttcacattgaCCAATCAAAGAGATTAATATCGTATGAGCTTTATAATTAAGCCGGTATAGGTAGGTTAATTAAGTTCAATTAAGGCGTTTCTAGGTATCTAAGACATATGTAATTCTGCCGAAGTAAACTGAATAACTAACAGCGTTAATATGCATTGGACTAAAACACAATAATTAGAAGTATTTTTCTATTGATGAACATGACTGCACATCTACACTAAAGTACGCATCTACAAACTATGATTTTGTCATGACTAATCATTCAGCTGTAAATTTTTATATCCCCTGATGCTTTATTAAAAATAGGATACCCTATTAGAGTAAATTCCTCATTTGCCACTAAGAATTCATTAATTCCCTTgatgtgtcaatgacatgtgggtcctgcGTTGAGTGGCATATAAGGGAATTGATGAATTTTCAGTGGCACAAGAGGAATTGTCCCCTATTAGAGTAAACTAGTGCTTGTTTTAGATACTAATCCCAAATGTTCTGCAAGATTCATTGAATATATTCTGAACAAAAGCTAGCTAGattatatacatgtgtatacatGAACGCATCATACCACCAAATCAATCGATTTTGTTAACAGAACCGCTGACCAAATCTACCAAACTTTGCACGAAATAACCATATGAAACAACCAGATCTATTAAGAACAAATACCAGTGAACCTCCACCACCACACAATTTGAGGTACAAAGAGAATTTTGGTTCCATACCTTCGGTTACAGAGAGAGAAGTAAGAAGCTCCGAGCCCAAAGTCGACCTTCCCCTAGTCGCAGCCTCCAACGATCTTCCCTTCCCCAAATTGCCTTTCTCAAGTGGCCCCAATGACCTTTTCCCTTCCATGATTTGCCTTCCTCAAGTGGCTCCAGCAATCTTCCTTCCCCAAGTAGCCTTCCTTGAGCTCCTCCTCTTTGAGAAGAACAAGATTTACAAAACCCTAACACCTCACCTCGTGAGATGAGACccaggagggggaggaggggagaAGGATGCATAGTACTTGATAGATTCATCTTATTGCATGAGATGTTGATGTCATCGCTGGGGAGAGGAGGGGTTAATTATTTTTTGTTGTCCAGATGGAACTTACCAATGATACCCACCACAATTGTTATGCTAACATGCCACCTGTGTCCCATAAAAACACTCTCATTTTCTACCATGAGCCCTTTTCAGTACCACCtggcatttttattttttacccTTGCCGATGTGAAATCTCACAGGAAATATCCACTCTAtccacccctctctctcattTCACCCTCACATCTTCTCTCTTGGCCAACTCCGGGGCAAGGTGCTCTGAACTGATCTATACTGATGTGCCGGTCATGAAAAGGAAGTAAAGAGCGAATGGGTGAAGGCTAGGGAAGTGCCTGACCCTGGGAATAAGGATGCTGCAGTTGCGGCAGGAGCGAGGAGTGCAGACGAGGTGACGGGTGTTGTAGATGCGGTGCTTGAGGCGGTGACGGGGGGCAGTGGTTAGTGTGACGTATAGGACAAATGACAGCATGTCAAGGAATTGGTTGGGAACGAGGCTACGACGATGAGGTGGTGACATCGAGTGCCACACGAAGGCCAAAGGACCGGACAACGGGGAAATTACTGGGGCACAAGAGGCGGCGATGACGACGAGTCAAGGAGGCACACTCATGAGCATCGTCACATCAGTGCTTGCAACAGCGGTGAGCTGCGACGTTGCTCATTACGCCGAGGGACAGAGCATGGGATGATGTCAGGGGCACATAAGCTGGGGTGGTTGGCGGCGGTGATTGTGAGTAGGAGGAGGGTGGGGATGGGATTTAAGGGGTGTGAGCGCGTCACCGTGGCTTGGAATTGGAAGAAGAAGCTGGCACATAACAACACATCAGTGAAGTGGCAGAGAGGCTTGATGGCGCCGGCGAAGAAGGCAGATGCGGAGCTCGATTCAGTCAGAAGGCGATGGGATTCACATGGGAATCAATCAGAGAAGACCCTAGCGACCTTTCTCCGCACTTCTCTTGGTTCAGCCTAACGGATCTGTGCTTAGCGTTGCAAGATTTGGTAGTGGTAGTGTGGATCTCAGTGGCACGGTGCTCGTCCAAGAGAGAAGATGTGAGGAcgaaatgagagagagagaagggatagTGTGGATGTTTCTCGTGAGATTCCACATTGGCAAGGGGGAAAAAAATACTAGGTGGCAGTGGAAAAGGCTTAAAGTGGCAAACGAGAGTATTTTTGTGGGGCCTAGGTGTCATTTTGGTGAAAGAATTCAAGCATACTCTCCCTCTGTTTCTTCTTCCTTATCTGTTGTCTGTACATAATGGGTTGCCAACCGTGCATTGTGTTCCTTGTTGGTGCTCGATGCCTGCTACGCCTTCGGCTCTACTGCAACCCCATACACACTCACTATTGCCAACGCCCAAGGTTGCATGCTCATGAGCCATGGTGGCACCGCGGGCCATCGGCCATGTATTAAGCTCGATGACGCCCATGGCTCCAGATCTAGTCCAATGGAGCCCAAGTTGTTGGTGGCGACTAACGATGAGCCCTTGACATCCTCTCGGGGACCCAGGGAGGCCTCCAAAAGAGGGGTATGCAGCAGCTTCATCGTGGCACCTAAGCTTGCTGGTGTGGCTACACGAAAGGGCAGAAGTGATGGGTGCATGCGCTTCCAATGTCATCACCCTATCAACCTAGTTTATGGCATGCATTATCTCAGATCCATTCTAGCTTGTTCCCatagatctattttttttctttttcttagtaTGAATCGAATCTTGTTCGCATGGATTTGCTTGTTGTGTGGAAATCGATTTTGCAAAATGCTACTACACTCATCCATGGAATTCCAGGGCCTCAAATCTAGTTGTAGATTTCTTTGTAGCTCCACTGGGGATTTTGCGAGTAGTATTCTTTTAGCCATGGCTGAGGAGTGGGAGCTCACCACTAGGTGGGGGCATGGCATCGGcgacggagaagaagagatatgGGAGAAGAACTAGCTAGGAGAAAAAGGGAATGACCTTGGTGCCTCTGATGAAGTAATGAAAATGTCAAAGGAATAAGAAGTTGTCTCTCTCCGGTGGCAAATTATAAAGGATAATGAAAAGAGTCGTATTTGAAGATGTGCCATTCTTGATAGTGGCAAAAGGTTAAATATCCCCGTGAGCAAAAGAGGTTGAGGCGGCATCACGACTCATGATTCAGCAATGGGGAAGAGTTCTTGACCTGCCTAGGGTGCCTTTTTCTCATGGAAAGGAAAGGTATCGGGCCACAAAATCCCATCATGTGAGACACAAAATCTAATGAGAAAATAGCTAACATACACATACGCAAAAGCCCtttcgtgaaaaaaattatatgtagtGGTGCTGCAGATACCTTTGCAATATCATCTAAATAGTCGTGCATCTACCTCTAATATAGATCTCAAAATAATACATCttatttaaatagaaaattatacTATATACTTATTACTTAGCATATATAATtagtgttattttttttttctttgggtaGCAGAACCAACTCTGACGGACTCGTTAGTCGTGACCACCCTTGACTTGACTTGACCCTAACCTGCGGAGCCCACCCAAAGCCCTCCAAATCTCcccgcctccctcccctcccgcccccacgcgccggcggcggcacggcagGCAAACCAACGACCACCACGGTTGGCCGCACCCTTGAAATGTATGcctccgccgtccgccgcctccACTGCCGCGGTGAGCACGATCCCAAGCCCCCCGCATTcctcccccttcccctcctcccaCGAGACCCAACccccccgccgccgctcccctCTTCCCCGCCGCACCCCATCCCGCCGCTCTCCTTCCGCCACCTCTCCCCCTGCCCACGCTGGTGCGCCTGGGTGGCCACCGCACTCCGGGACCTCGCCTTCGCGCCCGTCCTCGCCTCGGCCGCCATCTCCGATGccgtcgccgcctccaccgccaccgtcgCCCCCGACCGCCCCGCCCTCTCCGCGCTGCTCTCGCTCTGGGACCCGGCTACGCACGCCTTCCGCCTCCCCGCGGGCCCCGCCACCTTCACCCTCGAGGACGCGCTCGTCCTCGCCGGTCTGCCCCCCTCTGGCGCGCCGCTGGATCGGCCCCTCACCCCCGACGAGGAGGACCTCCGCATCCGCCTCGTCATCGAGAAGGAGAAGATCATGGAACTCCACCCCTGCGCCCGCGCCGCGCGCCGCGTGTCGGCGGAGGTGTGGCTCGAGTGGTTCGACGGCAGCGGCATCCGCCCCGGCGAGGACGACGAGCTGCGGCGGCTTGGGTTCTTCGCCTACTGGCTGGCGTTCTTTGTTACGCCATGGCTGCGAGCGAGGAGCGTCGAGCTGCCGGAGCGCGTGTTCGCACTTGCCGCGAGGCTTAGTCTTGGCGAGCGCATTGCCCTTGGCCCAGCCATGGTGGCAAATCTTTATGCGGATATGGACAAGATTGTTACCTTTGCAGTGGCTGATAGAGTAAGTGGCCGCATAGACGTGCGGGCGCCGCTCTGGCTGCTGCAGGTGTGGATGTGGGAGCGCTACAAGCGGCTGCGCCCGCCGCAGCTGAAGGCGCCACAGTTCCCCATATCAAGTGTCCGGGTATTGCATTGGAGCCAAAGGAAGAGGACGAGCACACCTGAGGaggctctacaggttttgctgGATGAAGCATGCTTCGATTGGAGGCCCTACCTGTACAACTCCCTGAACTGGATGGAACCCAAGTGGTTCAACGTGGATTCCATTTTGGTGAGCTGTAGAGGTGAAGATAAGCCGGAGTGGTTGGTTGACTACATTGCAATTATCAGACAAACAGTGTTGACTGGGTGGTACGGTGATAACATGGATAATTCTGTATTGTACAATCCGCACCTTGTTGCGAGGCAGTTTGGTTATGATCAGGCTGTTCCTGTGTCTATCATCCATGAGTTTGAATCCGAGGGTATCGAGTTCTGGATACCTAGTATTGGTAGACATGGGATGGCTAGTGATGATTATGTTGCATGGTGCAGTGGGCGGTTTCACAGGCATCAGGACACCGATCGATATGGTTGCTTGGTGATACCAAACCTTGAAATTAGGGCTACTTCGCTGCAATTGAATGCAAATAAGAAAAGTTCAGTAGAGGCAGCACTTGCTCAGTTTAGAGAAGTCACCGCGCAGGAGGACATCAGTTATATTGGTGAAGAGCAGCTAGCACAAGTGGGTAATGGAATACAGGAGAACAAAGCAAAGGTGATTGTCCTGGGCCTTGGTGCTTGTGATAAGGACTACAATGCTGCTGCGGTGAAATGGaataaagagaagaaaaaaagacgAGATAAATTTGCTGAAGATGGAGGTAGTAGGAAGACCAAAAGCAATGTCAGTAATAAGATCAAGAAGAGTTCATTGCAGTTAGAAGCACAGAAATACTCTGTATTCCAAGAAGATCTTAATTCTGACTCTATGAAATGTGATGAATTGGCAGAACGTTGCAGTGATGATGAATGTATCGTTCTTGAACAGCATGATAAGAAATGTGAAACAATAaatctggatgatgatgaggaacaGAGTGCCCTTGATCTTGAATATCATCATAGGCAACTCGTCGTGGAGCTCGAAGAGTTCGTGCGCTCTGGCCTCCTCTCTCAATGGGAGGAAAGCTCCGATGAAGATGAAGGAAGTGGAAGAAAGCAAGAGACCCTTAAGAACAGCAACATTGACCCTTATGCTGAAGCAGCCATGAGGGAGTACCCTCTGTTCTTTGATTTCATTCCCCAGAAACCACACTACAGAGGGTTAGTGAACAACGATGAAGCTCTAGGAGATCTAGCCTACAGTGGACTATGGTTTCTGTTAGTAGGTTTGGCTAAGGAGGTGCTCAAGACAACATGTGATACGGATGCTTCTGACATTGCATATTTGATGAGAAAAGCTCAGCATTTGGAGCAGCTGGGTTTCAATGTGAAGCATCTTATTGCCCGCTTGAAGGAGCCACAGATCCGACATAAGAGGCTTCAAGATTCTAGGGCAAGGCTTGAGGATGCCCAGAAGAAAGAACAGGAAGCTAAGGGCGTTCAATCACTGTCAAGTCATCTGAGTAAACTGAAAAACAACATACGAACGATGGAGAGGCATTTGGATGAAAACAAACAAGCTTTTGTTTCATCTGTGCCTAATAAATTAAATGAAGGAATAGATCTAGTTAGTTTGGAGAAGGAAGTAGAAGCTGCTGAAAAATATTGTCAGGCGATGAAGGATGAAGTAGCTGCAATGAGAATGAACACAGATATTTGACAGTGGGGTTATAGATTACTTCGGAGTTCACTGTCTTAAATTACTCAAATGCTCTCTTCCTGATATAGAACTTGCTTGCTAACTATTTTGTATGAACCAAGCAGGCTTACCAATAGAATGTAGATCTCCTACTTTCCAGAGAAGGGTGCcatgactaatttttttaatcgtCCTTCAAATGCATATATTCAGTTAGGTTTTGTTATCATCTTGTCGTTTATAACTAAGTTGGGTGATGGGCAGGTAATATTAGTAAAAGGCCCAAAGGGGTTGAACATTGATATAGAATACATGTTTTCTTGCACTCACAAAATATCATCCTATCTGACTAAATGAGGATTCCTATTAGTAAAATTTAATCAAGAATCTAAAATGTAAACTCTTAATGTCATGTAACCAAAACTCTTCGCAGTAGGTGTTCTTCTGTTGTTCAGCGGATTCAGTGGACTGAAGATATAATGTGTAAGGTACATGTTACAGGTCCTGAAGCAAATTGTGCTGCTTATCTGCCTCAAGATATATACAGTTTGGATGATGCTAAATTATCTTATTAAAAGATGAACAATAGTGTGATGTGATTTATCTCTTCCTGGAGATTTTCCTTCAGTCTGTGCGTTATGCTCTCTCAAATTTAGTTTAATGCTGTCCTGTCCAGTAGCTTTCCATTTGGTTCAATTTCCCCCTCCTAGTGCCACCTTATATA
Coding sequences:
- the LOC133902915 gene encoding uncharacterized protein LOC133902915 — its product is MYASAVRRLHCRGEHDPKPPAFLPLPLLPRDPTPPPPLPSSPPHPIPPLSFRHLSPCPRWCAWVATALRDLAFAPVLASAAISDAVAASTATVAPDRPALSALLSLWDPATHAFRLPAGPATFTLEDALVLAGLPPSGAPLDRPLTPDEEDLRIRLVIEKEKIMELHPCARAARRVSAEVWLEWFDGSGIRPGEDDELRRLGFFAYWLAFFVTPWLRARSVELPERVFALAARLSLGERIALGPAMVANLYADMDKIVTFAVADRVSGRIDVRAPLWLLQVWMWERYKRLRPPQLKAPQFPISSVRVLHWSQRKRTSTPEEALQVLLDEACFDWRPYLYNSLNWMEPKWFNVDSILVSCRGEDKPEWLVDYIAIIRQTVLTGWYGDNMDNSVLYNPHLVARQFGYDQAVPVSIIHEFESEGIEFWIPSIGRHGMASDDYVAWCSGRFHRHQDTDRYGCLVIPNLEIRATSLQLNANKKSSVEAALAQFREVTAQEDISYIGEEQLAQVGNGIQENKAKVIVLGLGACDKDYNAAAVKWNKEKKKRRDKFAEDGGSRKTKSNVSNKIKKSSLQLEAQKYSVFQEDLNSDSMKCDELAERCSDDECIVLEQHDKKCETINLDDDEEQSALDLEYHHRQLVVELEEFVRSGLLSQWEESSDEDEGSGRKQETLKNSNIDPYAEAAMREYPLFFDFIPQKPHYRGLVNNDEALGDLAYSGLWFLLVGLAKEVLKTTCDTDASDIAYLMRKAQHLEQLGFNVKHLIARLKEPQIRHKRLQDSRARLEDAQKKEQEAKGVQSLSSHLSKLKNNIRTMERHLDENKQAFVSSVPNKLNEGIDLVSLEKEVEAAEKYCQAMKDEVAAMRMNTDI